The Poseidonibacter lekithochrous region TGTTGGTGAAGCAACTGCTGAAGCTGATATCGTAATGATTCTTTTACCAGATGAAAACCAAGCTGATATTTATGCTGCAGAAATTAAACCAAACTTAAAAGCTGATGCAACATTAGCATTTGGACACGGGTTTAACATTCACTATGGAAGAATTGCTCCTGAAGCATCTAACGATGTAATCATGGTTGCTCCAAAAGCTCCAGGTCATACTGTAAGATCTGAATTTGTTAAAGGTGGGGGAATTCCTGACTTAATCGCTATTCACCAAGATGCTTCTGGTTCTGCTTTAGAATTAGCTAAATCTTACGCATCAGCTGTAGGTGGTGGTAGAACAGGTATTATTGAAACTACTTTCAAAGACGAAACTGAAACTGATTTATTCGGTGAGCAAGCTGTATTATGTGGTGGGGCTACTGCATTAGTTCAAGCTGGATTCGAAACATTAACTGACGCTGGTTATGATCCAATGATGGCATACTTCGAATGTTTACACGAATTAAAATTAATCGTTGACTTAATGTATGAAGGTGGAATCGCTGATATGAGATATTCTATCTCTAATACTGCTGAGTACGGTGATTATATTGCTGGTAAAAGAATCATCAATGATGAGTCTAAAGCTGCAATGAAAGAATTATTAACTGAAATTCAAGATGGTAGATTTGCTAAAGACTTCATCTTAGAAGGTCAATCAGGATACCCAAGAATGAACGCTGAGAGAAAGAACTCTAGAGCTTCTAAAATTGAGCAAACTGGTGCACAATTAAGATCTATGATGCCTTGGATTGCATCTAACAAAATCGTAGACTTAGACAAAAACTAGTCATCCAAATTTTAAGAGAGATTCGTCTCTCTTAAAGACTGCAAAAACTCATGCCTAAAAAAACAAGAAAAAAATCAACTCAAAAACATTCTAAGAAAAAACAAAATATCTCTAAATCAAAATTAATAAATATCTTTTTACTAATATTTCTATTTGCATTTATAGCTACTGCAACTAGCTATTTTATTATGAAAAATGAAAGTTCAAATAAAAGTGTTACAAATAATATTCTAACATCCAAGCCAGATCCACAAGTTCAAAAGAAAATTGAACAGTTAAAAGAGTTTCAAAAAAAGAAACTAGATGGATACTTTGATATTACAGATTCTCCAAAAGATGCTTTTGAAGAGTATACAGAAGAGTATAATAAAGACTATATAGAAAAAACTGAAAATAAAATAACTCCTCCAAGTCAAAAGAAAAAAGAAGAAATAAAAAAAGAGACTGCAAAAACTGTAGTAAAAAAAGAAGAAAAGCAAACTACAAAAAATGAGCAAAAAAAAGAATCTCTAGCATCAGCTGATAATAAAGCTACATATAAATATGATAAAAATACTAAAGCAAAAATCATAATTATGATTGATGATGTTAGTACTCAAAGGCAAAAAAGAGAGATTTTAAAACTTGGATATAAAGTAAATCTATCTATTTTACCTCCTACAAAAGGACATCCAAACTCTGCAAAAATTGCACAAGATTTACCATTTTATCTTATTCACCTTCCATTACAAGCATCTTCTAGATTCAAAGGTGCGGAAGTAGGAACGCTACAAATCACTGACTCTTATGAGAAGATAGAAAAAAGAGTTAAACAATTAAGAGCTTGGTATCCAAAAGCTCTTTATACAAATAATCATACGGGTTCAGTATTTACACAGGATTATGAATCTATGGATAAATTATTCAGAGCTTTAAAGAAATATAACTTTATTTTCGTAGATAGTAGAACAACTGCTAAATCACAAGCAAAAATTATGGCCCAGAAATATAATATGCCATATATTGTAAGAAATACTTTTATGGATAATAAAAAAGATTTTAACTATATTCAAAACCAATTAAAAAAAGCAATCAAAATTGCTAAAAAAAATGGTTATGCAATAGCTATTGGTCATCCATATGCTATTACTATGAAAGTATTAAGAGAATCTAAACACCTTCTAAAAGGTTTAGAACCTATTTATGTAAGTGAGCTTCCATACCTTAAATAGTTATCAGATATAATAATAAAAATTATTATATTGGATTTACTATGATATCTCAAATAACTTATACTATTGATGAACTATCATCAATGAAAAAATACCCTAAAGAGCTTTTTTATATTGGAAATACAAAACTACTAGAGAAACAAAAAGTTTCAATAGTAGGAACACGTCGTCCAAATGCCTATACCAAAGAGTTTACACATAAACTATCACAAAAATTATCTCAAGCAAATATATGTATAGTAAGTGGTGCAGCTATGGGTGTAGATGCTATCTCACATAAAGCAGCAAATACAGATAATACAATAGCAGTTGTTGCAAATGGTTTGGATATTAGATATCCAAGTATCAATAAAAATCTTATCAAAGATATTGAAAGTAATGGTTTAATGTTATCAGCATACAAAGAAGGTGAAAAAGCAAGAGCTTATACTTTTGTTCTTAGAAATGAAATAGTTGTAGCTTTAGGTGATATTTTGATTGTAAGCGAAGCAGATATAAAATCAGGAAGTTTAACTTCTGTTCAATATGCTCTTGATATGGGCAAAAAAGTTTATACCCTACCTCATAGATTAAATGAGAGTTTAGGCACACAAGAGCTAGTTAGAAAAGGTTTAATTGAACCTATATATGATATTGATAAGTTTGTTAATGACCTTTCACCAAAAGATCTTAATCAAAGTCCTATTATTCAAGATGAATTCTTAAGTTTTTGTTCTTCCTCACCATTATATGATGAAGCAGTTCTTAAATATAGTGATAAAGTATTTGAATATGAACTACTGGGAAAAATAGAGATTAAAAATGGAAAGATATTTGTTTTATAAAATAAATCTTTTTTTATTAAATAGCAATATTTTACTATATTTAATTTTCTAAACCCACTATGATGTGCACATCAAAAGAAGGAGTCTAAATGAAATTAAAAATAGCAGAAGTCAGCGATATTGATGGTATTTTAAAATTACACAATAAATATCAAATAGATTCGATAAAAGAAGAAGACAAAAAAGACGGTTTTGTAACTACAGCTTTTAGTCAAGAAGAATTAAAAAATATTATTGTACAAGAACAAGGGATTTTCATAGCTATCCAAGATGATGAAGTTATGGGATATGTAATGTCAGCATCATGGCAATACTGGTCAAAATGGCCAATGTTTGCTTTTATGATTGAAGAGTTACCAAAACTTGAATATCTAGGGCAAACACTAAGAATTGGCAACTCATACCAATATGGTCCAGTTTGTATTGATAAAAGAGTTAGAGGGACTGGTTTATTAGAGCAGTTATTTGATTTTGCACTAGAGTCAATGAGCCAAAAATATCCAATCTTAGTAACATTTGTAAATAAAGTAAATGTACGTTCTTACGAAGCACACAAAAGAAAATTAGGTCTTGAAGTAATTCAAGAATTTGAATACAATAACAACCAATATTACGAGTTCGTTTATGATACATCAAAGCGAGTACTAAACTAAAAAGGTCTTACATGTCAGATATATTCTATGTGAATAATAAATTTAATAAAGTAACATTAAATCCTCATTTTCACGAAGAATATACTATTAGTTTAGTGTACAAAGGTATGCATCTTTTTTCTAATGAAAAAGATACATACAATGTGGAAGCTGGAATGATTCAAGTTTTAAATCCTTATGAATTCCATCAAACAAAAGATAGTTCATGGGCACATTTAAATATTATGCCAACAATAAAACAAATGAATACTATAGCCTCACAAATGCTTCAAAAAGAGATAAACTCGCAAATTCTTATAAACACTATGATAAAAGACCAAAAGGCTACAAATCTATTCTATTCACTTTTTACAAGCCTTGATTCTATATACAATAACCGATTGTCAATTGATAGTAAAGTTGTAGAGTTTTTAGAGTATATATTGAAATATCACTCATCATTAAAAGCAGAAGAAATAGTAAATATTGATATAAATAAAAATAAATTATCATTAGGATTAGAGTATATAAATTCTAATATCACAAATGACAATTTATCTTTAGATGAGATTTCTAACAATATAGGTTTATCTAAATATCACTTTTTAAGAGAGTTTAAAAAAGAAACAGGAGTAACTCCTAATCAATATATTCAAATAAAAAAAGTGAATAAAGTAAGAAGTTTTTTAAAAACAGATGCTTCCCTATCAAGTATTGCTTATGAGTGTGGGTTTACTGATCAATCCCATATGATAAAAGTATTTAAAAGATTTATAGGTTATACTCCCAAACAGTTTAAGAATACTTCTCCTATAAAATTCTAATTCATACTACAGTGTTTTTTGCCTTTTACAAAACGAAGGATTAAATACCCTACTACACCTGATAGAATAGAGCCAATTAAAATAGCTAACTTATCTGTATAGAAAAATGCATCCGAATCACCGTAAGCTAGTGAATCAATAAATAAACTCATTGTAAATCCAATACCCGTTAATACAGAAATTCCGTAAATTTGTGGCCATGTTGTACATTTAGGTAATTTGGCAATATTTAGTTTTACAGCCATATATGTAAATAAAAATACCCCTACTTGTTTTCCTACAAATAGTCCTAATATAATTCCTAAAGATACAGGATTAAAAACCTTTTCTACAGATAAGGATCTTAAATCTACTCCTGCATTTACAAAAGCAAAAATAGGCAAGATATAAAAAGCAACCCAAAAATGTATATAGTGTTGTAAACTTTTCATCGGTGAGACACGTTTTCTTTTCTCATTTATTGCAGATACAGGAATAGTAAATGCTAAAATAATTCCAGCTAATGTAGCATGAATTCCAGATTTTAATACAAAAATCCATAAGAAAATACCAA contains the following coding sequences:
- the ilvC gene encoding ketol-acid reductoisomerase, producing the protein MALNVYYDKDCNIDLVKSKKVAMIGFGSQGHAHAENLRDSGVEVVVGLRKDGSSWAKAEAKGFSVKTVGEATAEADIVMILLPDENQADIYAAEIKPNLKADATLAFGHGFNIHYGRIAPEASNDVIMVAPKAPGHTVRSEFVKGGGIPDLIAIHQDASGSALELAKSYASAVGGGRTGIIETTFKDETETDLFGEQAVLCGGATALVQAGFETLTDAGYDPMMAYFECLHELKLIVDLMYEGGIADMRYSISNTAEYGDYIAGKRIINDESKAAMKELLTEIQDGRFAKDFILEGQSGYPRMNAERKNSRASKIEQTGAQLRSMMPWIASNKIVDLDKN
- a CDS encoding divergent polysaccharide deacetylase family protein produces the protein MPKKTRKKSTQKHSKKKQNISKSKLINIFLLIFLFAFIATATSYFIMKNESSNKSVTNNILTSKPDPQVQKKIEQLKEFQKKKLDGYFDITDSPKDAFEEYTEEYNKDYIEKTENKITPPSQKKKEEIKKETAKTVVKKEEKQTTKNEQKKESLASADNKATYKYDKNTKAKIIIMIDDVSTQRQKREILKLGYKVNLSILPPTKGHPNSAKIAQDLPFYLIHLPLQASSRFKGAEVGTLQITDSYEKIEKRVKQLRAWYPKALYTNNHTGSVFTQDYESMDKLFRALKKYNFIFVDSRTTAKSQAKIMAQKYNMPYIVRNTFMDNKKDFNYIQNQLKKAIKIAKKNGYAIAIGHPYAITMKVLRESKHLLKGLEPIYVSELPYLK
- a CDS encoding DNA-processing protein DprA; the encoded protein is MISQITYTIDELSSMKKYPKELFYIGNTKLLEKQKVSIVGTRRPNAYTKEFTHKLSQKLSQANICIVSGAAMGVDAISHKAANTDNTIAVVANGLDIRYPSINKNLIKDIESNGLMLSAYKEGEKARAYTFVLRNEIVVALGDILIVSEADIKSGSLTSVQYALDMGKKVYTLPHRLNESLGTQELVRKGLIEPIYDIDKFVNDLSPKDLNQSPIIQDEFLSFCSSSPLYDEAVLKYSDKVFEYELLGKIEIKNGKIFVL
- a CDS encoding GNAT family N-acetyltransferase, whose amino-acid sequence is MKLKIAEVSDIDGILKLHNKYQIDSIKEEDKKDGFVTTAFSQEELKNIIVQEQGIFIAIQDDEVMGYVMSASWQYWSKWPMFAFMIEELPKLEYLGQTLRIGNSYQYGPVCIDKRVRGTGLLEQLFDFALESMSQKYPILVTFVNKVNVRSYEAHKRKLGLEVIQEFEYNNNQYYEFVYDTSKRVLN
- a CDS encoding AraC family transcriptional regulator, with the translated sequence MSDIFYVNNKFNKVTLNPHFHEEYTISLVYKGMHLFSNEKDTYNVEAGMIQVLNPYEFHQTKDSSWAHLNIMPTIKQMNTIASQMLQKEINSQILINTMIKDQKATNLFYSLFTSLDSIYNNRLSIDSKVVEFLEYILKYHSSLKAEEIVNIDINKNKLSLGLEYINSNITNDNLSLDEISNNIGLSKYHFLREFKKETGVTPNQYIQIKKVNKVRSFLKTDASLSSIAYECGFTDQSHMIKVFKRFIGYTPKQFKNTSPIKF